The genomic stretch TGCGTTTGCGCCGACGTCTGTTCGGCCGGCCCGGTCTGACCGCCTGCTGGTGCGTCTGTCATGCCCGCCCGCCTCGTCGCTTGCCAGACTCGCGGCAACCTTACTGCAACCTGGATGCCCGGACAAACGAGGTCCGAAGCCCGGGCGCCGATCGGCGCCCGCGGTCCTCGTGTGTCATGGCCGGGACCGGGCCGTTTCGGGTAGGCTGCGCGACATGGCGGATGGACTCATCCTGCGCGGCGAGCGCGAGCTCGCAACGTGGCTGACGGCGGCCGCGCGCGAGCCGCGCGCGGCCGCCGTCTTCTGCGACATCGACGGCACCATCTCTCCTATCGTCGGCGACCCCTACGCGGCAGTGGTGCCCGAGGCGTTCCGCGCGGCGCTCGCCGCGCTCGCGCCGCGCCTTGGGCTGCTGGCCTTCGTCACCGGCCGCGACATCCACCAGGCGGCCGCCATGGTCGGGGTCGAGGGAGCCCGCTACGTCGGGCTGCACGGCTTCGACCTGATGTCGCCGAACGGGACCGTCACGCGGGACCCGTCGGCCGAGCCGTACGTCGACCGGGTACAGCAGATGGCTCGTCGCGTACGCATGCTGGACGCGGAGAGTCTCGGCCTCGTGGTCGAGAACAAGGGCCCCATGCTCGACCTGCACTACCGCCAGGCGCCCGACCCGGCGGCGACATTGGCGGTGCTCGAAGACGAGATCCTCGACCCCGCTCGTGACCTGGGTCTGGCGGTCG from Actinomycetes bacterium encodes the following:
- the otsB gene encoding trehalose-phosphatase → MADGLILRGERELATWLTAAAREPRAAAVFCDIDGTISPIVGDPYAAVVPEAFRAALAALAPRLGLLAFVTGRDIHQAAAMVGVEGARYVGLHGFDLMSPNGTVTRDPSAEPYVDRVQQMARRVRMLDAESLGLVVENKGPMLDLHYRQAPDPAATLAVLEDEILDPARDLGLAVATGHCLVELRPPEPVNKGTATLRLLETEGPDDVELTAALFLGDDLTDCTGFAAVHEWAEEEEEEEEEEEEEEEATA